A stretch of DNA from Hoeflea ulvae:
GCCGCCATAGCACCAGCCGCAATTGAGATAGAGGCCGTCCACCGGTGTCTTGTCGATGATCGGCGAGCCATCCATCGACATGTCCATCACCCCGCCCCAGGCGCGCAGCACTTTGACGCGAGACACGGCGGGCACCATGGCGCAGGCGGCTTCCATCACGCTTTCCACCGTCTGGAGATTGCCGCGCTGGGCGTAGGAATTGTAGAAATCGAGGCTGCCGCCAAACACCAGCCCGCCCTTGTCCGACTGCGACAGGTAAAACAGCGCCGCGCCAAAGGTCACCACCTGGTCGATGAACGGCTTGATTCCTTCCGACACAAAGGCCTGCAGCACCTGGCTTTCCACCGGCAGCCGCATCCCGGCCATCGCCGCCACGCGGGACGAATTGCCCGCTGCCGCCAGGCCAAGCCTGTTGCAGCTGATAAAGCCGCGCGAGGTCTCCACGCCAGTCACCTTGCCGCCCTCGCGGCAGATGCCGGTGACTTCGCAATTCTGGATCAGATCGACGCCGCGACTGTCGGCGGCGCGCGCGTATCCCCAGGCCACGCCGTCATGCCGCGCCGTGCCGCCGCGCCGTTGCAGCAGCCCGCCATGGACCGGAAACCGCGCATTGTCGAAATCGAGATAGGGCACCAGCGCCCGCACTTCCTCGCGCCCCAACAACTCCGCATCCTCGCCTGCCAGCCGCATCGCATTGCCGCGCCGCGCGTAAGCATCGCGCTGCCCGTCGGAGTGATAGAGATTGATCACCCCGCGCTGCGACATCATGGCGTTGAAATTGAGCTCCTGCTCGAGCCCCTCCCACAGTTTCAGCGAATGCGCAAAAAACGGCTCATTGCCCTCCAGCAGATAATTGGCCCGCACAATCGTGGTGTTGCGCCCGACATTGCCGGAGCCGAGATAGCCTTTTTCCAGCACCGCCACATTGGTGATGCCGTGATTTTTCGCCAGATAATGCGCCGTCGCCAGCCCATGCCCGCCGCCGCCGACTATGATCACGTCATAATGCGATTTCGGCTCCGGCTCCCGCCACGCCGGCTGCCAGCCCTTGTTGCCCGACAGTCCCTGCCGGAAGATCGAAAATGCGGAATATTTCATGGCTGCGCCCCGGCCCGGAATTTATCCTCATAGGAGAGCGCGAGGGGGCGTGGTGTCAATGGTGCGGAGCGACGGAAGACGGGATTGTTTGTGGCGTCCAGTCATGCAGCCTTGAAACAATTGGTTCGATGCCAGTCGAGATAATAGGGATGCGGTCGCAATCTCGGATTGTCCGGCACAATCGCCTTCATATCCGGCCTGAGCAAATGCGACACATCATGGTTGAGCTGACGGGATTTCAAAATGGTGAAATCATCGTTCATTGGCTGATCACGTAAGTGGTCAAGACCGACAGCCCCCGTCATGCCGGACTTGATCCGGTATCCAGCCGCCGCGTGTCCACGCGGCGAGAGGCTCT
This window harbors:
- a CDS encoding sarcosine oxidase subunit beta family protein — protein: MKYSAFSIFRQGLSGNKGWQPAWREPEPKSHYDVIIVGGGGHGLATAHYLAKNHGITNVAVLEKGYLGSGNVGRNTTIVRANYLLEGNEPFFAHSLKLWEGLEQELNFNAMMSQRGVINLYHSDGQRDAYARRGNAMRLAGEDAELLGREEVRALVPYLDFDNARFPVHGGLLQRRGGTARHDGVAWGYARAADSRGVDLIQNCEVTGICREGGKVTGVETSRGFISCNRLGLAAAGNSSRVAAMAGMRLPVESQVLQAFVSEGIKPFIDQVVTFGAALFYLSQSDKGGLVFGGSLDFYNSYAQRGNLQTVESVMEAACAMVPAVSRVKVLRAWGGVMDMSMDGSPIIDKTPVDGLYLNCGWCYGGFKATPASGWCFAHLLATGETHELARAFRLDRFSRGYQIDETGHGAQANLH